The Lysobacter sp. HDW10 genome window below encodes:
- a CDS encoding DUF58 domain-containing protein codes for MATHGIHDNAAIGITVPSVEALVALRAEVSRHRPARRAQTLHTGTSLSPLRGRGMEYAESRDYVAGDDARHIDWRLTARTGRAHTKLYQAETERLTVVLVDVSPSLFFGSKKRFKSVQAARIAATAVWSAVRDGDRVGVIVPGIQSAPRRFATGLRGALPLMHVIADALRTPQPLDATAFERQLLGLRKVLRHGARLVIVADVHTVTAIASEAWAQLAGVEVHVVLITDALEQSPPAKTLPAQLENTRAVLALDQKPAADRWQAHFSTPLAAFQDIARRTHVRVHVVQGDEAATAWLHTFHAAQAQVA; via the coding sequence ATGGCGACGCACGGCATTCACGACAACGCAGCCATTGGCATCACCGTGCCTTCAGTGGAGGCGCTCGTCGCTTTGCGTGCGGAAGTTTCGCGCCATCGACCTGCACGTCGCGCGCAAACCCTTCATACAGGCACCAGTCTTTCGCCACTCCGTGGGCGCGGCATGGAATATGCGGAATCGCGCGACTATGTGGCAGGCGACGATGCGAGACATATCGATTGGCGACTGACCGCGCGCACGGGCCGCGCGCATACAAAGTTGTATCAGGCCGAGACAGAGCGATTGACAGTTGTTCTTGTTGATGTCTCGCCCTCACTGTTCTTTGGTTCAAAAAAGCGATTCAAATCTGTGCAAGCAGCACGCATTGCGGCAACCGCCGTGTGGTCTGCGGTACGCGATGGCGACCGCGTCGGTGTGATCGTGCCCGGCATTCAAAGCGCGCCACGTCGCTTCGCGACAGGCTTGCGCGGCGCTTTGCCGCTGATGCATGTCATCGCGGACGCATTGCGCACACCGCAGCCGTTGGATGCGACGGCATTTGAGCGACAGTTGTTGGGTTTGCGAAAGGTGCTGCGACATGGCGCGCGTTTGGTCATCGTTGCAGATGTGCATACGGTCACCGCGATTGCATCCGAAGCATGGGCGCAATTGGCAGGTGTCGAAGTCCATGTGGTCTTGATCACCGATGCACTTGAGCAGTCACCGCCCGCCAAAACCTTACCCGCGCAATTGGAAAACACACGTGCTGTGCTTGCGCTCGACCAAAAGCCCGCCGCAGATCGCTGGCAGGCGCACTTCTCGACACCCTTGGCGGCCTTTCAAGACATCGCACGTCGAACCCATGTGCGCGTCCACGTCGTGCAAGGCGATGAAGCGGCGACAGCGTGGCTGCATACATTCCACGCGGCACAGGCGCAGGTCGCATGA